In Candidatus Poribacteria bacterium, the genomic window GCCACAAGGATTCCATCCCGCAAACCAAATACATCGGTAGGTAGCTCTGCGTGAAGAGAGGCATAAACTTGACACTCTCTATTTTGGCCTGCTGGTTGGGCCCTAATTATGAGAAGACATGCATCAACTGCAGCGCCGAAATATTTTTGTGCGTCCAGATAGTAAAGGGAAGCTGATGCAATTGTTAACTCCTTTTGCCAAGCGTAAACAAGGACTTTCCGAGCTACTGTCGTCTTGCATAGCATGGCGAGCAGGCCATCCCTACCATTAAGCCATTCAATATTCCTTCTCAACATCCACTCGGAAATGTCGAAATTGCTTTTGCCGGTGAGAGCATCAATACCGCGAAGGTTGTCGAGGTTCGATTTTGTCGGAACGTTCTTACTACCTAGAGCGCTTAATTCCGCATTCGTCACCCACGGCGGATTGCCTATAACAAGAATAGGTTCGGGTAGTTTTTCAACTACCCTCGACCAGTCGGTAAGGAAAAAATCAGACTGATGAATTTCGATATATGTGTGTGATGGTACAACCGATGCAACTGCATTGCGCGCTCTCTCTACGTACTTCGGATTAATCTCAAAGCCCAGAACATACAGCGAATCTGGAAACGTCTCTAAGCTGGCTCGAAGAAATGAGCCAGTTCCGCATGTCGGCTCAAGAATAGAAGCGGGGCGAAACCCGGTCTGTGCAATGAGTACGCATACCTCTCGGGCTAGGTTAAGGGGGGTCTGAAAATCTCCAAATTCAACTTTGCGCCGTCTCTGATCACTCATTGTTATTTCAACCTTTCAATCCCTGTGACTGAACCGGCTATCTCGATCACTCGACGGTATTGAAGCCTCCATTGAAGGGCGTTCGAGACTGTAAGATACCCAACCTCTGGGGGATTAACGAGAATCTCATCAGCGAGCGCTGACGCTCCGATCTCGTCTACTGGAAGCCTTCGTTCTTCGAGGAAAGCCAAGATGTCATCTTTGTTGCCTTGATTTTCGAGGATTCGGCGAAGACCCGTTGTTGTCTGAAAATCTGCTGTCCGATCCTTGTCGACAAAGATTATGTGCAGAATGTTGAGATTTCCAGTGGATGTTTCGGGATCATCCGTTTTTTCATACACAAAGACAAGCGGAGAATATCCAAGACCATATATCTTCTGGCGTGCCGATTTGAAAGGGCATGATGATTGAGGCTGTTTTATGCTTGTGACTTTCATATCGACTTCAAGTTCGGGAAAGTCTATACCGCTTGCAGAGCTTCCTTCCTCAAATTCATACCTTTCGCGGAGATAGAGGCGGAACTTATGCTCGAAGTAAGTGCCAATAGCTTTCCCATCAGTGACGCCATATAATGAGGGCTCCTGATGTGCCGACTCGATTTCGGCGAATCTTCGCGCCTCAGCCTTAAGCTTCCCCAGTGTCAATTTGGGCTTCATTATGTCTAGCCTCCATGTCGCTATCCAACGGACGTGAGATAAGCAAACCCCTGCCTTGCGGAAGGACGCACAAAATGTGAACTTCCGCAACCAATAGGTGAAGCGGAGCGAAGTCCTGCCAAACCAAGTGGAGCAGGATTCCCGCCTCATTAAGTTGTTCGAGCAACTACCCGAACTTGTGATTATCCAGAATTTCTGGTTAAGCTTAACCTTAAGATGATTATACGTGATTTTTGAAAAAACTGTCAAGAGCAAAAAGCGAACTTAGGAATTATTACTGAAGCATTGCATCATCTGAACTGAGAAAGTCTATCTCTCATTGTGCTAGATCGTCACCTCCCTATGCCTTGCGGCATGACATTGAAGGTTGACCGCCACGGGCAAACTCGCTATATGACACGGAAAGGTCTCGACGTGAACGGCGAGGGCGGTTATCCTGCCGCCGAGCCCCTGTGGACCTATTCCGAGCGAATTCACCCCTTCAAGCAGCTCCCTTTCGAGCTTTGCGATGTGCGGCGATCGGTTCGGCGAGCCCACCTCTCTCATAATGGCTTTTTTAGCCAGCAGGGCCGCCTTTTCAAAGGTTCCTCCTATCCCCACCCCGACGATGATCGGCGGACACGGATTGGCGCCGGCGCGATCCACCGTTTCAATCACGAACCTCTTTATCCCCTCAACTCCATCGGCCGGGGTGAGCATCCTTAGAGCGCTCATGTTCTCGCTGCCCCCTCCCTTCGGGGCAAGCAGGATCTTAAGCCTGTCTCCCTCCACCACGCGATAATGTATCACAGCGGGGGTGTTATCGCGCGTGTTGACCCTGTCTATGGGATCGCGGACGACGGATTTCCTCAAGTACCCCTCCGAATAGCCTTTTCTGACGCCCTCGTTTATCGCCTCCTCCAGGCTTCCTCCCTCGACCCTGACGTCCTGGCCCATCTCGATGAAGAGCACGGCCAACCCACAGTCCTGACAGATAGGCACACGTTCCCGGCGAGCTATCTCGGCGTTTTCGAGTATCTGTTGAATTATCTCCCTTCCGAGCTCCGATTCCTCCTCCTGTAATGCCCTTCTAAGGGCACGGCTCACATCCTCTGGAAGGTCGAAGTTAGCCTCCTGACATAGCTTTGCGACCGCCTCGGTGATCTGGGAGACGTGTATGACCTTCATACGTTCACCTCTTTAAGAGCAAAGGGTCTTTCGCCACCACCTAAAGGGCGAAAGATCTTTCGCCCCTACCTTCGGACGACCTCCCCGTGAAGGGCATCCTTGATGATACAGTTTGCCATTTGAACCTCACCCAAAGCCCTTATCCCGTACCAGTCCCATTTGGCCGGGTTTCTCGGCGGATAGAAGAAATCCCTGACGTTAGCGCCGGAGGTGAACAGAATTGGCCTGGAGCCAGTCCCCTCCGCTACGAGCTTCCCCTCAACTATTAGCTCGCATCTTCTGGGATCGATCCCGCCGCCGAAACGATCCACGGGGGAGAACCTGACCTTAACGCCGGGATCTATAGTCAATTGGCTTCCCTTGGGCACGATGAGATCACCGATTAGATAGACGTCCCTTTTCCATCTATGCTTTCCCTCTAGCCTGATCGCCTTATCCTTCGGATGGCTCAACTCGGATGATACCGCCTCGCTCCAGGCGTATTCTGTGTTCAGATCCCATCGGTTGATCCTTTTTCTCCATGCTTTAGCCGACTTGCAGGCGTGCCACCACCAGAGCCAGATCCCGTCGGGAGGTTTCACAGGGATTTTAAACCTACCTCTCATGAACCATCCCCCCAGAAAGGCCAGCCTTATTTGTTGATGCATCTGCAGGTTTGTCGGGGATTGATATGCCTGAAGCGCGACATGGATCTTCGCCCTTTCGTTCTTCGCCCGTGCTAGATGTGATCTCATCCTCCAGATGGCAAGCGGGATCCTGTCATACCTGGACATATCCCGCGGCCTTCCGGCCGCCCAGATGTAGGCGTCGGGACTGATTATGACGACATCGGCATCCTTCACGAAGGGGATGACCCTTTCGGGCGGGTTGGAGGGCGAGATGTCCACGTAGATATCATGCCTACGCCATCCTCGTTCCTCCTCCACCTTTCTGATCCTCCTTATAAGCTCCTCATATAAAGCAGGTCTGTACCTCTTTCCAGGGCTGTTGGGTTCCTCGGCCACATACCATCCGGCTATCCCGCCCGGGTAGGACTCCGACTCAAATCGACAGATCTCATCCACGAACCTCTCAAGCTCATCCCACCACCGCCTCAGGGCGAACATGGCGTACATCTCACCGATTATGACCTTTCCCCTGCCTTCTGTCTGACTTTTGACCTCACTCAGATAATACTCCCAGAAGAACAACCTCCATCCCAACCTGGAGCCGAGCCTCCTTTTAAACATATCCAGCTTCTCTCCCTCGACGGGATTTCTGGAGATCCATCCCAGAAGCCCGCCCCAGAACCGATTTCCATCCCTATCCCTGGCATACTCGTCCTGAAAGTAATGATGGAAGAGAATTATCCCTGCCTTATAGACCTCGGAGATATCATCCCTGACCCCCCTATATCCCATCGCCTCGTCCAGGGCGAAGTAGACGTTGAACATCCCCGCTGCTGGATTTGAGGAGTAGGCAAAGGGAATCAGGGCGAAGAAAACGAACGGCAGAATGATGTTCTGAAGTCTGTTCATCCTTTCTCTTCAAAGAGGTTCCCTAACTTATCCTTCAAAGCGGGAATATCTCTTTCAACTGTATCCCAGACGGCGTCTAAATCTACGCCAAAATAATCGTGTATCAGTTTATCCCTCATTCCTGCTATATCTCTCCAAGGGATTTCGGGATTTGCTTCCCTGATATCCCGGGATAACCTCTTCGTAGCCTCGCCTATTATTTCGATCTGTCTTATCACACCGTCTTGTATAAGATGATTGCTCATAAAGCGCTCATAGGTTATGTCCTGAGTATACTCCTCTATCCTGGATATAGCATCTAAAATGTGCCTTAAATATACGAAATCATCTTTCTTCACCCGTAAATTACCTCCATTTCCCTCTTTATCATATCAATCAAATATGGGCTTATGGATTTTTCCGTCAACAGATCCACTCTTATTCCAAGGATCTCAGATAGTTCCCTTTCTATCCTTACAAGTTCGAGAAGACTCTTTCTATCTGAGAATTCCACTATAATATCGATATCGCTTCCTGGCTTCTCATCTCCTCTTGCGTAGGAACCGAAGACGGCTATCCGCTTTGCCCCCTCATTTTTGAGCATCTGAGAGATCTTCTCGAAGATCTCCCTCTTATTCATCTTCATCGTTTCCACCTCTTACAATCGTCCTCTATCGGAGAACAGCTCATCAGACCAGCGTAAGGGCTAGGTGTGCGCGTGAACATCTAACCCGAATCATATCCCCAACAGTCTCTTGGCGTTCAGGCCCAGTATCTTGTCCTTATCGGCCTCGGGGATATGTAGGATCTCTATCTTTCTGATCTCAGGGGCCGGATGAATTCCGGGGCCATCCGTGCCGAAGATTATTCTATCGGCGCCGATCCTCTTTACAGCCTCCTCGATCTTAGCGAACAGAAGGACGGAGCTGGTCTCCAGATAAACGTTCTGATATCTCTCGGCATGCTCAATACATCTATCCATCCAGGTGACGTTCCAAAGCCCTCCCATGTGTGCCATCACGATCGGGAAGGTGTAGCCGGCCTCAGCCACCTTGAAGACCTTCTCCGCATTTTGAGAGAAGGCGTCGAAGATGATCGGGAACTGGCGTTCTTCGGCGATATCGAGCACCTTTTTCAGGTTCGGCGAGTCGGGATCGATGTTCTCAAGGCCGTGATGGATCTTCAACCCCTTGAAACCCAGCTCATCGATGCAGTATTCGACGATATCGGGTGCGTC contains:
- a CDS encoding restriction endonuclease; the protein is MKPKLTLGKLKAEARRFAEIESAHQEPSLYGVTDGKAIGTYFEHKFRLYLRERYEFEEGSSASGIDFPELEVDMKVTSIKQPQSSCPFKSARQKIYGLGYSPLVFVYEKTDDPETSTGNLNILHIIFVDKDRTADFQTTTGLRRILENQGNKDDILAFLEERRLPVDEIGASALADEILVNPPEVGYLTVSNALQWRLQYRRVIEIAGSVTGIERLK
- a CDS encoding amidohydrolase, whose amino-acid sequence is MSRLIIDFHNHLGKGDPDAGPLQRDLYPDMLIRVMDEGGVWKSVVFPVKYRDFKAACDEIKGYVDRYPGRLIGFGRVGDTPDAPDIVEYCIDELGFKGLKIHHGLENIDPDSPNLKKVLDIAEERQFPIIFDAFSQNAEKVFKVAEAGYTFPIVMAHMGGLWNVTWMDRCIEHAERYQNVYLETSSVLLFAKIEEAVKRIGADRIIFGTDGPGIHPAPEIRKIEILHIPEADKDKILGLNAKRLLGI
- a CDS encoding DUF86 domain-containing protein; its protein translation is MKKDDFVYLRHILDAISRIEEYTQDITYERFMSNHLIQDGVIRQIEIIGEATKRLSRDIREANPEIPWRDIAGMRDKLIHDYFGVDLDAVWDTVERDIPALKDKLGNLFEEKG
- a CDS encoding nucleotidyltransferase family protein, which gives rise to MKMNKREIFEKISQMLKNEGAKRIAVFGSYARGDEKPGSDIDIIVEFSDRKSLLELVRIERELSEILGIRVDLLTEKSISPYLIDMIKREMEVIYG
- a CDS encoding SAM-dependent DNA methyltransferase; the protein is MSDQRRRKVEFGDFQTPLNLAREVCVLIAQTGFRPASILEPTCGTGSFLRASLETFPDSLYVLGFEINPKYVERARNAVASVVPSHTYIEIHQSDFFLTDWSRVVEKLPEPILVIGNPPWVTNAELSALGSKNVPTKSNLDNLRGIDALTGKSNFDISEWMLRRNIEWLNGRDGLLAMLCKTTVARKVLVYAWQKELTIASASLYYLDAQKYFGAAVDACLLIIRAQPAGQNRECQVYASLHAELPTDVFGLRDGILVANVRLYEKWKNLAGSGLRGWRSGIKHDASKVFELRLDNDKLVNGLGEYVDVEPDVLFPLLKSSDLVAHRAPRRWLLVPQRTMEEDTSHLQTDAPKTWNYLVAHAHLLDKRRSSIYKNRPRFSIFGIGPYSFAPWKVAISGLYKKLDFVQVPPFQGRPVVLDDTCYFFPCQSEEECRTLHELVTSEPAREFLSAFIFWDAKRPITARLLNLLNLAALARVLGKENSITRILAERQVVKYTEGMHQLLLFREGISGYNGK
- a CDS encoding fumarate hydratase, producing MKVIHVSQITEAVAKLCQEANFDLPEDVSRALRRALQEEESELGREIIQQILENAEIARRERVPICQDCGLAVLFIEMGQDVRVEGGSLEEAINEGVRKGYSEGYLRKSVVRDPIDRVNTRDNTPAVIHYRVVEGDRLKILLAPKGGGSENMSALRMLTPADGVEGIKRFVIETVDRAGANPCPPIIVGVGIGGTFEKAALLAKKAIMREVGSPNRSPHIAKLERELLEGVNSLGIGPQGLGGRITALAVHVETFPCHIASLPVAVNLQCHAARHREVTI